DNA sequence from the Vanrija pseudolonga chromosome 7, complete sequence genome:
ggagccagaggaggaggaggaagaggaggagcccGAGCAGGACTCTGAGGCcggcgagacggacgaggagtactcgagcgactcggatGACGCCTTCTTCAAGGGTTCCAAGAACGAGCAGCTTGCTGTCGGCTACAAGAACGACATGTCCTTTGTCCAGCGTGGCAACATGATTGGCGTGTTTGCCCACGACCGTGACAAGGTCAAGTTCAGGACAGCCATTGACCGGGTCAAGGACATGGACGGCAAGAGCTTTGCACCCAAGAAGATCTTGCTCCACAACCAGGACGCCGACATGCTCATGCTTGACCCCGGAAACAAGAACTCAGTCTTCCGTATGGACCTTGAGTATggcaagattgtcgacgagTGGAAGGTCTCGGACACTGTCAATGTCGACAACATTATTCCAGAGTAAGTATTGCGTGCCTGAGCAATCACTAACCATCAGCTCCAAGTATGCCCAGATGAACCCCCAGCAGACCCTCATTGGTCACTCGCACAACGGCATCTTCCGTATCGACCCGCGTGTGCAAGGCAACAAGCTTGTCGAGAGCCAGTTCAAGCAGTACGCTAGCAAAAACGACTTCTCGGCGGCTGTCACCACCGAGTCGGGCAAGCTTGCTGTGGCGAGCAACAAGGGTGACATTCGTCTGTTTGACACCATTGGCAAGAACGCCAAGACTGCCTTACCAGCTCTTGGTGACCCCATCATCGGTGTTGACGTGTCTGCCGATGGAAGATGGCTTGTTGCTACCTGCAAGAcgtacctcctcctcatcgacaCTCTTATCGGCGATGGACGCTACAAGGGCTCGTATGGCTTTGACCGAAGCTTCCCGGCGGACAGCAAGCCTATCCCTCGTCGTTTGCAGCTCAAGCCCGAGCACCTGGCCTACATGGAAGACCCGGTATCGTTCACCCCTGCGCGCTTCAACACTGGTGTCTCCGAGGCTGAGAAGACGATTGTCACGTCGACGGGCAAGTATGTCATCATCTGGAACTTTAGACGCCTCAAGCAGGGCCGTACGGACGACTACCAGATCAAGAAGTACGACTCGCGCGTCGTGGCGGACAACTTCAAGTACGGTACCGACAAGAACATGATTGTCGCGTTGGAGCACAACGTGCTCATGGCAAACAAGAAGGATCTGGCCAAGGTGAGTGCTGTCGTGGGTGCTTGGGAGATTAGTGCTAACAACTCAGCCTACTCGTGAATCACTGGCACCTCGGCCGGCCATTTCGACGCCTGTGCGCAAGTTGAAGGACTCTCATAGTGCGATTGTCCACAGCCCCTACTAGAGAAGTGTTTGTTGGATCGAGGGTTTATAGTTTTTTAATCTCGACTTATGTACTTGGGCCGTATGAGGCTTGATTGGGGCAGGCAGAGTAGGCGTACAGTAGGTTGCCAAGCAGCTTGCTACCATGATAGTGACATGCATCGTGTTTTATCGACGAGTTGCGACCCCTCCACTCTGTTTTTAGCGATGTTACGTTTAGGTTTGCTATCAGTGACTGCGCCAAGCAACCACACGCGTCACGAGGCTGCCCcccacaacacacacacgtTTGACTCGCACCTCGTCCATCTTCCCCCACACACAACATACTCCACAATTCCAAGAATACCAGACCCCCCGCCGTCCATGGTCGCCCCGGGCACGCCTCCGGGCGGGGCATCGCGCCCCGAGCTGGTGCGACAGGagacgccggcaccgcctCTGCCTCCAGCCAACGAGTCCGGTGTCGCATCCGCCGCCATCGCACTGCCCAGCCGATCTCGCTCCGGCTCTGCGCCACAACAGCCGCAGCGCCCAAGCGTGCCAGTGTTGCCAGTCTCGCCTCTGCCCAGCCTAACGCCTacgccagcgacgcgcgcccagccgcccacgccgctcCGCGCAGGCTCGTACCCGCCCATAACAAGCTCTGAACTGCAGTCGCCAGTGCGCAgacccaccaccccgaccaTGTCGACcggagcgccggcggcactcTCCCCCACGCCCGCCATGGCGACCCCggccctgccgccgctgctcgcggccggcgtgcccaTGCTCAAGGTGTCCAGCAAGAAGATCAAGCCGGTCATCGTACAGCTCTCGCCCACGACCATCACCTGGCCCAGTATGAAGGGCGGAAAGGGTGAGCACTAGTGTGTCCGGTAGCGCGGACCTTGCTTGCTCGCCTGCACACACTGCCGATCTCTGCACATCACACGGTTGCTCACACGCCCAGTCGAGATCAAGTCGAtccgcgagctgcgcctcgGGCAGTCACCAACCGAGCAGCACGactcgcgccgctggctgACGATCGTCTACGTCCGGAGCGGACAATGGAAGGTGGTGCACTTTATCGCGCACACAGACGACGTGTACGCGGCGTTTGTCAAGGCtctgcgctcgctcgtcgccgcggcgagtgACCACGTCGTGCCCGGCGTCACTGAGGGCGCTGgaagctcgccgccgccaggaAAAGCGGGCTCGGACGAGAGCACCCATTCGGTGGCTTCAGCCGCGTCATTGAAGCACGCCGCAGTTCCAGCGTCGGACCACGACCTGGTGCTTATCCGCCAGCTGTGGCCCGCGAACCAGGCGCGGCTGGACCAGAATACAGCCGCGAGGATATGCGCGCAGCTAGGCCTCCCGACTGACGCCGAGACCGTGGCAAAATACGAGGTGAGTTTGGTCGCGTGCGCACCAGCGGCCTGTGCTGACGCCGGCCGCCAGCCACTGGACATCACCGCCGTGCACCAGCTCGTTCGGGACCTGCAGATCCgccccgagctcgacgacctgtaCCGCGTGCTTGGGGGTCCACTGAACCGCGGCCAGGCCGGCTCGTTCTTGCACACGGTACAGAAGGAGaacaacctcgacgcggcgagaGTCAACGAGGTCTTTGACCGATATGCTGGAGCCGACGGCACGTGGACCGCCACGTCCCTCGCCGCgttcctcgcctcgcctgaTAACGTCTCCAAGCAGGTGCAGGACATGACCCGCCCCTTGCCAGAGTACTTTATCGCGTCGAGCCACAACACGTATCTCGTTGCCGAGCAGTGGCGGGGAGCGAGTACGGTTGAGGGTTACGTCcgcgtgctgctggctggctgccgcTGCGTCGAGAGTGAGTAGCGGGTATGGGCAGTCACCGGAGGCCTTTGCTGACATTGCCCCAGTTGATATTCACAACGGCGACACTGGCCCCGTTGTGTACCATGGCAAGACGCTCACGTCGAGTGTTCCCGTACGCGACGTGTGCGTCGCGATCAAGAAGTACGCGTTCGTGTCGTCGCCATACCCCATCATCATCTCGCTCGAGGTTCGCTGCGACGTGGCGAATCAGGACAAGCTCGCGGCCATCATCATCGACGTGTttggcgacctgctcgtcaAGGACATTGTGCCTGAGATTGAGGGCATTCCCAGCCCAGAGGACCTCAAGGGGCGTATCCTcatcaaggccaaggcgccaAAGCCTCCAGCTGTTCCTCGCACGTCGACACACCTGAGCGTCTCTCCGCCCAGCACATCACGCgactcgaccgactcgacTACCGAGTCCGAATCATCGTCGCACTCATCATCGCTCAGCCGCCGCATCGCCCGCAGGCTGTCCATCAGTTCGTCACCGTCCGAGAAGGCTCCCAAGGCCGTCGCACCCGTGTCCAAGCACCTCGCGACCCTCCCAGTCTACACCACTGGCGTGCGCTACGCAGGCTTCACAAAGCTCGTCACATACGACTCGCATCACATCTTCTCCGTGTCGGAACGCACAGCCAACCGCATCCTGAAGGAGGGCTCCGAGGCAGACTGGATCAAACACAACTTTACCCATCTGGTCCGGGTATACCCCAAGGGTGTGCGACTGGGCTCGTCCAATTTCGACCCTCAGCCATACTGGGCAGCAGGGGCCCAGCTCGTGGCCATCAACTACCAGACGCTCGACTGGGGCTCGCTGGTCAACCATGCCATGTTCCACTCGCCTCTCGGTTACGTGCTCAAGCCGCAAGCGCTGCGGCACAAGCACCCAGAACAAACGCAACGATACCGGCTGTCCGTGCGCCTGATCTCAGCGCAGCGCCTACCGCCCGCGGCTGACCTGTACGTCGAGGCAACGCTCGGCGAGTCATCGGCCAAGACTCGGATCGCAGCGGGCAAGTCGCTCAGCCGCAGATGGGACGACGTGCTCCCCTTCGAGTTTGACGCCAAGCCTTCCCACCTGGCCTTTACTTTCCTTCACCTCGAGATCAAGTCCAAGGGTCAAAGCGGGATCGTTGCCCAATGGATGCGCAGCGtgcacgacgcgccgagggggTACCGCTACCTCCCTCTCGACGACCAGACACGGTCAAGGTTTTTGTTCTCCACACTCTTCGTTCGGATCGACGTTGAGGTTTTAGGGATTGCGCCGGGTGCATGAGCACGCGTGTGCGTAGGAATTTGTGTATGTAAGCATTTATCGGGAGGGGGACGGGGGTGACGAAGGAAGGCAACCTCCTGCGTCGATGTCACCTTCCCTCGCCAATCACATCCCCTACCTCAACAAAAGGAAaggctcctcgccctcgtcctaCGTATCGCCACCTGGTCTCGATCCAGGGATCTCCAGGTGTCACACAGAGTATGAGCCTGGCGCTTTTCCACTAAGCCATAGCGATGGTGATGAGGCGGGGATTTGCTTCCGGGAGCGAGCGCAGGCGCGAGCTTTGAGGGTCGCGCGCTCGCACCGCAGGGTGGGTACAGGTGCTGCAGCGAACGAACGATGTGCCGGCCATGCCGACTCGTGCACGCTGTTGAAAACAGTGTACTTGCAATGTTGAACGAGGTGAGACACGAGTGCCACATGTCGATCAGTGTGATGGTCGATCGGCGGTGTGTCTCACACACAGATGGGCACCGGCTATCGTTATCACCCAGTGTGTCCGCCACACCCGGCTGGCCGGCAGTCGGCACGACTCGGCATGTCTGACTCGAGCCGACCGGCACACAACTGACTCGTTCGGCCTGCTTTGCCCCATCTCACACATTTCTGTCACTCGCCCACAGCGCTGCAGTGCATACCTGGCTAGGCTGCAAAtggccaccaccatcaccgacgCCATGGCCAGCGCCTACGCCCTCGGTGCACTCTGCCGCCCCCCAACCTCAAGCGTCCGCTTCATGCCCCTGCCCTCCCCGAGCACCGCCTGCACCGTGCGCGCGATTCGCGCAGGCAGCCTGACGCAGCCGCTGGGCATCTTCCtgtcgggcggcggggcgcagCCGACGAGAATACCAGTGTTCACgttcctcgtcgaggttggtGCGCGGCGTAGCGAACCAGCTGACACTGTAGCATCCTTCCGGGCGGCGCATTCTctacgacctcggcgtcaaggccgaTCTGGACGACTACGCGCCCGCTCTACGGCGCGAGTTCGGCTCCTGGGTGCaggtcacgccgccgcgcgccccactccccgccgtgctcgaggcgcatGGCGTGCAGCCGGCcagcgtcgaggccgtcgtgcTGAGCCACGCGCACTTCGACCACGTGGGCGACATTGGCCTGTTCCCCGCCAGTGTGggcgtgctcctcggccCCGGGGTGAAGGCGGACAGGCTGCCTGGCTTCCCGCACAACGCCTGTTCACACGTCAACGACGCCGATctgccagcgcgcgcgcgcgaggtcgaccccgCGGACGTGGTGGATATCGGCGCGTTCAGAGGCGTCGATTACTTCGGCGACGGGTCGTTCTGGGTGCTAAGTGCCGAGGGGGTAGGTCGGTGTGGGTTGGGCTCAGCTGACAGCACTAGCACACGCCaggccacctcgccgcgctggtaCGCACAAGCGCCGACAGCtggctcctcctcggcggggacGCAGCGCACATGCGCGCGCTGTACTCGTGCTGCCGAGGCACAGCGCCAGTGCACACTGTCGGGGTGTTCACCCcgcccgacggcgacgcgccagcAACGCTGCATGCCGACCTGGAGACGGCGTACGCGACCatggcggcggtcgcgcgcaTGGAGGAAGAGCACGACGTGTGTGTCTTTCTCTCGCACGACCGCGAGTGGGAGGCCGTGCTGGACGCTGCTGTGGGCACTGGGTGGGAGGTCGCGGACGCCAGTGGCTGGCGTGCGCGCGGGTGGAaggaggccgtcgaggctgcgcggcgacatGTGtaggggggtggggtggggtggggccgGCATGGCGATGGGTGGGGGATGGCATACCGAGATACAGTAGATGGGCTAGACGTCgatgcacgcacgcacgcccagACAACACACGGCCACTCCGGACACAGGAGCCCCAGAGCAGAGCCCCCGTACCGGCCCGAAGCCGGCGGGCACCACAAGCCACTGCCACAGCTTATTCATGCcgttcggcgacgacgaggctcGGGCCAATACTCAGGACAATGGGCGTGCCTCGTAccgtgcggcgtgcggcctgcgtatgctgctgctgctgcggcgtcggacatgtctcgctcgcgccaaGCCGAGCCGTCAGATGCCGTCGCGTCATCATCCGAGAGAGCTCGTGCCGTCTCGGCAGCATCGTGATCGTGCATGacgggctgcggcgcgccaaGATGTGGGGAGGGCGTGCCCCGGCCTTTCAAGGCTTGGCTGCTCTGCTCGTGCACCACAGCAAAGCCGCCAAACCCATCGAGGATCACTGATCAAGGTTGGGGTTTCGTGGCTGCTTTGTCAAGGGCCGTGGGGTAAGCTGGTGttgtcgcctcggccttgccctgcCTGCCAGGTCCCCTGCCCCGCCTGCGAgtgccactgccgcctcccctcccccaccgccctccccgcccccgcctccacTCTCAACCTCGCTTgaggcgacgccgccaaTACTGGCGGCAGCATatctcgcctcgcctcgcaccCACTCGCCCTTTTCCTGCCTTTCGGACCGCCCCGAGGTCCGACTCAGCAGCAACGACGGGGCGTTCCTACGCACGCATGCACGGCAACTAGACCGGCTCTAGATATGCAGAAAAGCATGACATTGCAGTCGCCGTGTGTGTTGGGGAGACGGGGAGATGGATCTGTCGGACTTGGACGCGTAGATGTGTGCGGATGGACGCGTCGGTGGGGTGCGGAGGACAAGAAACGCGCTAGTGCACAGTATGCCGCAGTGTGTATACAGCCTGGCTGATGGTGCGGGCATACAGTGGCCCGAGCCTCGGTCTACTCCACGTCTCCTACTGCGTCACTGCTCGAGACAAGCGGCTAGATGCCCGCTGGCCAAGTGGCCAGTCCACGCCGTCCGTCCACTTCTACGGAGACGCATGCGCGACGCACATACTCGCAGCAGACGCACATTAGGTACCCCTGCACCCCTGCCCACCACTGCGCCGTTTCCTTGATTAGATGGGGTTGGAAATGGGCGCGATGCCTTTTGCTTTTACTTGAAGGGAATCGTCGGCGTTGAAGGGATTTGAGACATGTCACAAAGGGTTGGATGGCCATCACCTCGTCTCTGCCGAGTTTTTTGGTTGCCATTGCCCCAGGCACGAATGACTTCTCCAGTCCAGGCGGTGTTTAATCCGCGGGAAATGGCTGGGATTATGTCATTGACTGGTGCACGGCGCCACGGTGAGCCCTCACCCACTCGACACCACCCTGCTTACACTCCCGGCGGCCGCCAAACCAACCAAATATCCCATCTCGCTTGAACCCACCTGCCTGTCTGCCCAGCATACCGCACACGGCTATCCCCGACTCCCCCACCACACTCGTTTGCGGCCCGAACCTGACCcctctgcctctgctgcCCGCCCCTTGGCTGCCTTGCTCCTCACAACCTCGGTACCGTGTGcggtgcgggggcgggcggggacgcgcgcggcagcaCCATGgggccaggcaggcaggcgtcaggtcgccgccgcccgcccccgcccccgtgTCTTGTCGCGCGGCTGTGGGTGGCTCGgcgcacacgcgcgcgcggcacttGCACCAAATCACATCCAGTCCGTATCTCCGCGGCCCTTGCGGTCAAGAAGCAGTCCTAACCTCGGCTTTggcgtcgctgcgctgcgctgcctgcgcgcgcgcgctgcagccGCAGGTGAGAAGCCAAGAAAAGGCacctgctgcctgccagaCCTAGATCTGTGGGGGGGAGCAAGGGGGCCAGGTATTCCAACGCAACTCATGATGCACGACTGCTGCCAGGCATGCGCCGAGACGCGGCCGGCCGTTGGGGACGACGAGAGAAGGGAGCACGACCACTggtcattgtcgacgacgtaCCCCGACGGTCGGGGTCTCCCCTGAACAGGAAGGGGTGCAGGAAACACAGACGTTTCCCGTTGATAAATAAAACACGACGCCTCCCTGGTGGTTtatcaccaccaccacgaccgaccgaccgactgACCGCCACGGCAAACGTCGAGCCTCACACACCAGTACCACTTCTTGTTCTTGTTGCTCGACCCACTCGCCACCCATCAGCACCCTAGTGACGAGCGATTAGCACCATCTCCTTCCCGTCTCTGACACGCGCTTGCCACCCCCGTGctgccaacgccgacgagcgcatcATCCGTTGCCCAACCAACTTTTTAGACCGACGTAATTACAGCACTAAGCCTGGCCCAGTCCCTACCCCGCGTAACCGGCCCCCGCGCAACTTTCCAGCTGCCACCACCTCACCGCGCGCGACACGACACCCCGACGCATTTAACCCAACAGCCTCAACCTCGGATGTCTGCATTTGCGTCTTCCCCATTCCTCCCATTTACAGCGCTCGCAGACGAGCGGACCAACAGCATCGCGTCATACCTTGACTTTGCGGGCATGGAGCGCGCCAAGACGCCAAGTGCCGCCTCGAATGCCGCCGACAGCCCCGTGATGGTcaagggcagcggcggctaCGGTGGCGGCCTCAAGCGATCCCTGGACGACattctcgagctcggcaacgaggacgaggacgtcctctcggcgcaccagcaccaggcAAAGAAGCGTGcttcctccagctcggccggctcggttgtcgacgacgcgagcagctcgagcgagtccatctcggccgccagcgcgtcCGCACCCACGCAGTCGTGGAGCGATGCCGTTCTCGAGCTTCTCGGTGGCCGCTCAGCGTCTACTGCCCCTGGTGTGGTGGCCTCGTCACCAACGCCGACCCTCGGCCCCTCGACATCATGGCAGtcgtcagcgccgtcgcccgtcCCCCTCACACCGCCCGCCACGCTCATCAACCACGAGCTCTTCctggccgcggctgccgtcGCAGCTCCGTCCATTTCCAACAACCTCAAGGACGTCATGGCGTCGGGAGCCCTCGGGCTCAGctttggcctcgagctcgccattACCCCGCAGATGGTCAAGACGGCCAAGGACGCGGGGTACCACTCGCTTCACGTCGACTTTGGCACCAACAAGCCAAACTTCCAGATGGCCTCAGAGGTGTTCTACACGGCATTGAACCTTGGGTGAGTAGCGTGCTGTCCTGCATCTGTTGATCAGCTTGGCTAACCTTGTCGCCAGCATCACGCCCATCTGTgtcctccccgccgtccAGCCCGACATCATctcgcgcgtcctcgacaacgGTGCCCAGGGCATCATGATCCGTGCCAacacggccgacgaggctgccgacATTGTCAGGAGTACAAAGTACTACCCTGTTGGCCAGCGACCACCGACCCTCAAGCAGCCTCGCAAGGCGCAGAGCACACACATTGCAAAGGCGCAGCAGGTCGCAAACGAGGCTGTCCTCGCTGTCCCTGTCATCGACTCTGTTCAGGGTGTCAACAACTGCGAGGCCATTGCCGCTATCCCTGGCGTCGACATGGTCTTCATCAATGTCTCTGGCTTGAGCACCGAGTGAGTTTTCTTGTACTGGCGACCCCGAGCGCACCGAGATCCGCGGGTACCTACCTCTACGATCCGCGGGTATTGTGCCACacgtgctgctgcagcatTGTGCtcgtgcgctcgctcggtcATTGTCCCCCCTATGGTATCACTGCTGACACACGACACAGCCTTGGTTGCTCGGGCCAGTACGACGACCCGCGGGTCTACGACTCGCTTGCGCGCATCTGCCGCGCCGCAACAAAAGCTTCGACTGCTTCGCACCCAGTGTACGTCGGACTGAGTGGCAAGGCATGCGTCCGTCCCGACCTCATCTCTCGGTTGAGGTCAGAGTTCCCCTgtgtgcgctgcgcgctcgcgggACGGGACACGAGCATCCTGCAGTCTGGCATGGAGGTCTACGTGACCATGCTCCGTGGGGTGGAGCTCGGCATGCCGTCCCCATGGAACATGCCCGCCGTTTCGATCGACCCGTCTCTGATCACTGGCGGCGCGTCTCCCAACCAAACACAAAAACCAAAGCTGTTGAGCCAGCGCGCTGTCCCCAGCAGCGGCACCATGAACCCCTTGGGAGCCAGCCCCCTGCTCAGCATGAACCCTCTGTAGTCCCTGTGTCCCGAGCGACCTTGACATCATTATATTTGGCATCCACATCACCCCTGCATCGGTTCCTGGAGTCTCCTTCGTTGTACAGAATAGTAGTAGTTTGGGCGATATGCAGCCTTCAGCAGTAAACACAAGTGtgacgcgtcgagcgagctcAAGCGACGCCGGACCGAACGGCCGAGGCCTTTCAGTGCCCATGTGTTGTGTTCGACTGCCACCATTTGCCGCGTACAGCCGCCCGTCAATGGTGCTAGTGCCGCCGGTGGTCTACCCATGTGGGAGCGAACAAGTTGCGGCCATCCAACGGAGAACAGCAACGTATCAgcatcgccgaggcgatATTATCCCCACAAGCCGGGTGCACTAGGCCGCCTCGGCAATCGCAGAGCGTCTCGTctccggcggcagcggcatcaAGACGGCTACCGTGGCGGGCGGGGACCAGGCAATCGATCTGAGGAATGTGCGGCACGGCGGGCTGGCGCGCAGGGCGGGGTGACGatgccgccctcgtcgtcgacgcggtgcgGTGCGAAGCGGAGCGCCGTGCGTTGTGCATATGTGGTCGCTTGCGGGCCTGCCCCGCTGGCGTTGTCGTTtgcccatgccgccggctccACCAAGGGCCCCCTGGCGTGGTGgcgcccgtctcggcgccgattgcgcgagcagcgtcgcgttGTCGATGGCGGCCGGCCAGCTGCGTCGTACTGCGCTGCGTGATTTTAtggtgcgcgtcgtcgtcgccagcgctACGGCCGTCGATACATGCCTGTGCCGTCTTCCTACATGTGCACTGCGCGTCGCGCAAACACGCACCAGACAGCGACTGAATCCCACCCGAAAAGTCTGAAGACGCCGCCTCTCGTGCACCCTGGGGCCCCCATTTGGTTGCCCACCTCACACATCTCTCGTCATTTCCGGCAGCCGACACTCGGACGCCGAAAGCCGCGGCCCGCGGTTGGCACTGAATGGcaacgacgtcgtcgactgcCGCGTTCTGCGCCTCGTTCACTCAGGGCGGGCGCTGAGGGGTCCCAGAAACGCGGAGGCTGGGGCAGACGAGGAGGCCCAGCCAGAGGTCTCTGCCGCAGCGGCAGGTTGGTTCGACGTGTGTCGTCGATGGAGAACTCCGGGTCCATGTCGGGGCGGGAATGATTAAAGCTTCGGCTGCAGATGGGCCCGCGAGttggctgcctgctgctgctgccgggtATGCGAGGCCGATccgacccccaccccaccactcaccatcgCACACCAACCAGCTCACCTGACCCGACCCACACCTGACCTCTCCGCACGACGACCAGGCCAGAACACCGCACATCTCACCGTCGCTCACTCACTCCACAATCCACACCGACCCACACACATACCATGCCCATCCAGACAATCTACACGAGCGacctgcccgcgccgccgctcccccgcACCAGCTTCTTCAACTATgtgtcgccgagcagcgcggccgactcgccgctGCAGCGCTTCGACCCCAACCTGCCGGCTTACGTCGACGGCATCACGGGCCGCACGCTTACCCGCGGGCAGgtgcacgacggcgcgctccgcctcgcgggCGGCTTGAAgaagctcggcgtcaagcgcggcgacacggcgTGCTTGTGGGGACCCAACTCGGTAGAGTGGGCCCAGGCCGCGTTCGGCGTGATCGCTGCTGGCGTCGTGCTGTCCCCTGCCAACTCGGCGTAGTGAGTATGGACTGGGCTTGTGGGGTTGTCGTGTGGGTCGGCTGGGCCGATGGTGGTCTGTCTGATCAGCTGCCATCCCTGCCGTCCGTGCATATGGTGACATTTTACCCCGCACCGCCTGCAATGCCATCGGCGCCACTTGGTCGCTAAGCTAACCTTTCCCCAGCGAGCCCCACGAGATCGCGCACCAGGTCAAcgactcgggcgcgagcgtcctcatcctcgacccGTCGCTGCTCcccaagctcgacgccgcgcgcaagcacTTCAAGCGCGACTttgcgccgtcgcgcatcCTGCTCCTGGCCGagaccaaggccaagccaAAGGGAGCAAAGTTCAAGACCATCTACGAGGCGTTCGCGGCGCCAGTCCCGGCGGAGCGcttcgacggcgacgaggcgcacaaGGTCGCCGTCATGTGCTACTCGTCCGGCACGACGGGCCTGCCCAAGGGCGTCGAGACGACCCACTACAACCTCACGTCCCAGTTCCAGGGCCTGCCGGGCACCTACACGCCGCTCGTGTCGGGCAAGGACTCGTTGCTCGGCATCTTGCCGCTGAGCCACGTATACGGGTTTGTCTTTATCCTCTTCCAGCCGTACAGCGTCGGTGTGCCGGCCGTCCTGCTGCCGCGcttcgtcgagctcgacgtgctcaaggCGATTGAGAGGGTGAGTCGGGGGTGGCCTCGGTGACTTCGCCACACGGCGCGTAGCTAACTCCGCGCCAGTTCAAGGTCTCGTacaccctcctcgtcccgccCATCATCATTGTCCTCCTCAACTCGACCAACGTGTCCAAGTTTGACCTCAGCTCGCTCAACAAGCTCACATGTGCGGCAGCGCCGCTCagtgccgagctcggccaggcGTTCGAGCGCAAGTTCCCCAACATCAAGATGCCCGAGGGTTACGGTGGGTACCAGAGCCGGCTTTGGTTTCATACACCCAACTCACTCCCCCAGGCATGACCGAGACCTCTCCCGCGGTCACAACGTCGTCTCCCGAGTCGCACCTCCGCGGCTCggtcggcaagctcctccCTGTGTGGGAGGCGCGCCTTGtcaacgacggcgtcgacgcgcccatcggcgagcgcggcgagctctgGGTCCGCGGGCCCTGCGTCATGAAGGGCTACCACAACAACCCGTCGGCCACAACGAGCAGCATCACCTCGGACGGGTGGTTCAAGACGGGCGACGTGCTCACGCGCTCCGAGGATGGATGGttccgtgtcgtcgaccgcgtcaaggagctcatcAAGTACAAGGGTTTCCAGGGTGGGTTCATTGCAGTCTGGACGTCAAGCTCACCCGCCAGTGCCtcctgccgagctcgagggcctgcTGCTCGAACACCCCAAGGTGgccgacagcggcgtcgtcggcgtgtacGACGAGTCGCAGGCGACCGAGCTCCCGCGCGCGTACATTGTCCCCAAGCCCGAGGTCCCCGCCCACGAGCACGCGTCG
Encoded proteins:
- the vid27 gene encoding Vacuolar import and degradation protein 27, coding for MFVLKSLFGQMWGNTANPELIQIPAGQLYLVRPDSIKGSRECIFKDAVATIRRTGVEFQYQLVVTRAYEEGEEQLLEEDAETDDERVFLIDQALNFRFGSVDGESTFSWRDLSGDEGDLWEFVCNKAVGAPTSKLFELTLLRCIYERKYHRSHEGASEAELEALKYQEPEQTEAPQAVIEKAAGAEEPSEHEDPFKDVPVLHSAKGELYLFDTEADVFVIQEKDVDADLASNGAFDTWIIVRKDGTPFISIPIDSDMNPRFDMANHAFMFTFRETEGLPGMTWCLRFDESVFGEWKDKFTIYMWENKNQTSYAKAQAVEQRYIQDAYNDEDVEMAEPEDAEEEPEEEEEEEEPEQDSEAGETDEEYSSDSDDAFFKGSKNEQLAVGYKNDMSFVQRGNMIGVFAHDRDKVKFRTAIDRVKDMDGKSFAPKKILLHNQDADMLMLDPGNKNSVFRMDLEYGKIVDEWKVSDTVNVDNIIPDSKYAQMNPQQTLIGHSHNGIFRIDPRVQGNKLVESQFKQYASKNDFSAAVTTESGKLAVASNKGDIRLFDTIGKNAKTALPALGDPIIGVDVSADGRWLVATCKTYLLLIDTLIGDGRYKGSYGFDRSFPADSKPIPRRLQLKPEHLAYMEDPVSFTPARFNTGVSEAEKTIVTSTGKYVIIWNFRRLKQGRTDDYQIKKYDSRVVADNFKYGTDKNMIVALEHNVLMANKKDLAKPTRESLAPRPAISTPVRKLKDSHSAIVHSPY
- the plc1 gene encoding 1-phosphatidylinositol 4,5-bisphosphate phosphodiesterase 1, which encodes MATPALPPLLAAGVPMLKVSSKKIKPVIVQLSPTTITWPSMKGGKVEIKSIRELRLGQSPTEQHDSRRWLTIVYVRSGQWKVVHFIAHTDDVYAAFVKALRSLVAAASDHVVPGVTEGAGSSPPPGKAGSDESTHSVASAASLKHAAVPASDHDLVLIRQLWPANQARLDQNTAARICAQLGLPTDAETVAKYEPLDITAVHQLVRDLQIRPELDDLYRVLGGPLNRGQAGSFLHTVQKENNLDAARVNEVFDRYAGADGTWTATSLAAFLASPDNVSKQVQDMTRPLPEYFIASSHNTYLVAEQWRGASTVEGYVRVLLAGCRCVEIDIHNGDTGPVVYHGKTLTSSVPVRDVCVAIKKYAFVSSPYPIIISLEVRCDVANQDKLAAIIIDVFGDLLVKDIVPEIEGIPSPEDLKGRILIKAKAPKPPAVPRTSTHLSVSPPSTSRDSTDSTTESESSSHSSSLSRRIARRLSISSSPSEKAPKAVAPVSKHLATLPVYTTGVRYAGFTKLVTYDSHHIFSVSERTANRILKEGSEADWIKHNFTHLVRVYPKGVRLGSSNFDPQPYWAAGAQLVAINYQTLDWGSLVNHAMFHSPLGYVLKPQALRHKHPEQTQRYRLSVRLISAQRLPPAADLYVEATLGESSAKTRIAAGKSLSRRWDDVLPFEFDAKPSHLAFTFLHLEIKSKGQSGIVAQWMRSVHDAPRGYRYLPLDDQTRSRFLFSTLFVRIDVEVLGIAPGA
- the mpaDE_0 gene encoding Cytochrome P450 monooxygenase mpaDE, encoding MATTITDAMASAYALGALCRPPTSSVRFMPLPSPSTACTVRAIRAGSLTQPLGIFLSGGGAQPTRIPVFTFLVEHPSGRRILYDLGVKADLDDYAPALRREFGSWVQVTPPRAPLPAVLEAHGVQPASVEAVVLSHAHFDHVGDIGLFPASVGVLLGPGVKADRLPGFPHNACSHVNDADLPARAREVDPADVVDIGAFRGVDYFGDGSFWVLSAEGHTPGHLAALVRTSADSWLLLGGDAAHMRALYSCCRGTAPVHTVGVFTPPDGDAPATLHADLETAYATMAAVARMEEEHDVCVFLSHDREWEAVLDAAVGTGWEVADASGWRARGWKEAVEAARRHV